Proteins from a genomic interval of Gossypium hirsutum isolate 1008001.06 chromosome A09, Gossypium_hirsutum_v2.1, whole genome shotgun sequence:
- the LOC107888757 gene encoding translation initiation factor eIF-2B subunit delta isoform X1: MDARRMSRAVPRVRQVGFFTPNTPVQQPRPQSAAPSSESPPLSDSPASNSLSPVMIPPPRHLSDNLGGRTAAVPVPGRENSGELPTVGSYNPSESVLWLDSPPRSRIGDEELSEGAESSLGWYRRSSSAKFASSLPSGGFNLSTVKHPESVAAVEAKNPLPGKSEAQKEQASSSKPLKAKTTKAERRALQESQRAAKAASKAEANKSGTAGGAPSSKPMKQPPLKKDGPPVASSIAASERIGVDRSVEKERKKDLPPPRKQFDDESRGGRAKRRSVLNQPEARNRVELFRHLPPHKNGTQLPYLQSKFFELHEKHPAVYKVGLQYLAGDLSGGNARCIAMLQAFQEAIRDYSTPPEKTLTRDLTSKIGGFVSFLIECRPLSMSMGNAIRFLKSRIARLPLTLSESEAKTTLCSDIDRFINEKIVLADKVILRHAAAKIRDGDVLLTYGSSCVVEMILLYAHELGKQFRVVVVDSHPMLEGQKLLRRLVVKGLSCIYTQLNAISYVMHEVTRVFLGASSIFSNGTVYSMVGTASVAMVAHAFRVPVLVCCEAYKFHERVQLDSICFNELGDPDAISKVPGRVDVNFLDNLTDKQKENLELLNLKYDATPSDYISVIVTDYGMIPPTSVPVIVREYRKEYLLI; the protein is encoded by the exons ATGGACGCGCGTCGTATGTCACGAGCCGTCCCCAGAGTCCGCCAAGTCGGCTTCTTCACTCCTAACACGCCGGTTCAGCAGCCTCGGCCGCAATCAGCCGCTCCAAGCTCCGAATCGCCTCCACTCTCTGATTCTCCTGCCAGCAACTCCCTCTCTCCCGTCATGATACCGCCGCCGCGTCACCTCTCCGACAACCTTGGCGGACGCACCGCCGCTGTGCCCGTTCCTGGGCGGGAAAACTCTGGAGAGCTTCCTACCGTTGGAAGTTACAACCCATCGGAGTCAGTGTTGTGGTTGGATTCACCGCCTCGTAGTCGAATTGGTGACGAAGAGCTCTCGGAGGGGGCAGAGTCGTCGTTGGGATGGTATCGGAGGAGTAGTTCAGCAAAATTTGCCTCAAGTCTTCCCAGTGGCGGTTTCAATTTGTCTACAGTGAAGCATCCGGAAAGTGTTGCTGCAGTGGAAGCTAAGAATCCATTGCCTG GAAAAAGTGAAGCGCAAAAGGAGCAAGCATCAAGTTCAAAGCCTCTAAAAGCGAAAACAACAAAAGCTGAGAGACGTGCCTTGCAGGAGTCTCAACGGGCTGCTAAAGCTGCTTCTAAAG cTGAGGCAAATAAATCTGGTACAGCTGGGGGAGCACCTTCTTCTAAACCCATGAAGCAGCCACCACTAAAGAAAGATGGCCCTCCAGTTGCATCTTCAATTGCAGCTTCTGAAAGAATAGGAGTTGATCGGTCAGtggagaaagagaggaagaaagatCTTCCTCCTCCACGTAAGCAATTTGATGATGAGAGTCGTGGGGGTAGGGCTAAAAGGCGATCTGTGTTGAATCAACCTGAAGCTAGGAATAGAGTTGAACTCTTTCGCCATCTGCCGCCACACAAAAATGGAACTCAGCTTCCTTATTTACAGTCGAAATTTTTTGAACTTCATGAGAAGCATCCTGCTGTGTACAAG GTTGGATTGCAGTATTTGGCTGGAGATTTGTCAGGAGGAAATGCACGTTGTATTGCAATGCTGCAGGCATTTCAGGAGGCTATCAGAGACTATTCCACACCACCTGAAAAAACCCTCACCAGAGATTTAACTTCCAAAATTGGTGGTTTTGTTTCTTTTCTGATTGAATGCCGCCCACTTTCTATGAGCATGGGAAATGCAATCAGGTTTCTGAAGAGTCGTATTGCCAGGTTACCACTAACTCTCTCTGAATCAGAAGCAAAAACAACCCTTTGTTCTGACATTGATCGTTTCATAAATGAGAAGATAGTGCTTGCTGATAAGGTGATACTTAGACATGCTGCTGCAAAAATCAGAGATGGGGATGTTCTTCTGACATATGGATCATCATGTGTTGTTGAAATGATTCTTTTGTATGCCCATGAGCTTGGGAAACAGTTTCGTGTTGTGGTGGTAGACTCGCATCCGATGCTTGAAGGCCAAAAGCTACTTCGTAGGCTGGTGGTAAAGGGCCTTAGTTGTATTTATACTCAATTAAATGCAATTTCTTATGTCATGCACGAAGTCACTCGAGTTTTTCTTGGGGCTTCCTCTATATTTTCTAATGGGACTGTATATTCGATGGTTGGAACTGCATCTGTTGCTATGGTTGCTCATGCATTCCGTGTTCCAGTTTTGGTCTGCTGtgaagcatataaatttcatgaaAGGGTGCAACTTGATTCAATCTGCTTTAACGAGTTAG GTGATCCAGATGCCATATCAAAGGTCCCAGGAAGAGTGGATGTGAATTTTTTAGATAACTTGACTGATAAACAGAAGGAAAACCTTGAACTTCTTAATTTAAA ATATGATGCCACTCCTTCAGATTACATCTCAGTGATTGTTACAGATTATGGCATG ATCCCTCCCACAAGTGTGCCTGTCATTGTGCGCGAGTATCGGAAGGAGTACTTGTTGATATAG
- the LOC107888757 gene encoding translation initiation factor eIF-2B subunit delta isoform X2, translating into MNRVGLQYLAGDLSGGNARCIAMLQAFQEAIRDYSTPPEKTLTRDLTSKIGGFVSFLIECRPLSMSMGNAIRFLKSRIARLPLTLSESEAKTTLCSDIDRFINEKIVLADKVILRHAAAKIRDGDVLLTYGSSCVVEMILLYAHELGKQFRVVVVDSHPMLEGQKLLRRLVVKGLSCIYTQLNAISYVMHEVTRVFLGASSIFSNGTVYSMVGTASVAMVAHAFRVPVLVCCEAYKFHERVQLDSICFNELGDPDAISKVPGRVDVNFLDNLTDKQKENLELLNLKYDATPSDYISVIVTDYGMIPPTSVPVIVREYRKEYLLI; encoded by the exons ATGAACAGG GTTGGATTGCAGTATTTGGCTGGAGATTTGTCAGGAGGAAATGCACGTTGTATTGCAATGCTGCAGGCATTTCAGGAGGCTATCAGAGACTATTCCACACCACCTGAAAAAACCCTCACCAGAGATTTAACTTCCAAAATTGGTGGTTTTGTTTCTTTTCTGATTGAATGCCGCCCACTTTCTATGAGCATGGGAAATGCAATCAGGTTTCTGAAGAGTCGTATTGCCAGGTTACCACTAACTCTCTCTGAATCAGAAGCAAAAACAACCCTTTGTTCTGACATTGATCGTTTCATAAATGAGAAGATAGTGCTTGCTGATAAGGTGATACTTAGACATGCTGCTGCAAAAATCAGAGATGGGGATGTTCTTCTGACATATGGATCATCATGTGTTGTTGAAATGATTCTTTTGTATGCCCATGAGCTTGGGAAACAGTTTCGTGTTGTGGTGGTAGACTCGCATCCGATGCTTGAAGGCCAAAAGCTACTTCGTAGGCTGGTGGTAAAGGGCCTTAGTTGTATTTATACTCAATTAAATGCAATTTCTTATGTCATGCACGAAGTCACTCGAGTTTTTCTTGGGGCTTCCTCTATATTTTCTAATGGGACTGTATATTCGATGGTTGGAACTGCATCTGTTGCTATGGTTGCTCATGCATTCCGTGTTCCAGTTTTGGTCTGCTGtgaagcatataaatttcatgaaAGGGTGCAACTTGATTCAATCTGCTTTAACGAGTTAG GTGATCCAGATGCCATATCAAAGGTCCCAGGAAGAGTGGATGTGAATTTTTTAGATAACTTGACTGATAAACAGAAGGAAAACCTTGAACTTCTTAATTTAAA ATATGATGCCACTCCTTCAGATTACATCTCAGTGATTGTTACAGATTATGGCATG ATCCCTCCCACAAGTGTGCCTGTCATTGTGCGCGAGTATCGGAAGGAGTACTTGTTGATATAG